The nucleotide window GATTAGAGCCGTCACGCGGTGGGCACGGCCCGTACTTTAGTAGTCCGCTCCGCGGATCCTTCGCCGTATTGTCACCGGCGAAGACGAGCTCCGGCTCCGAGAGGTAGTCCACTCTGAACCCAGACATCAGTACGCGTCCACACCTCGTTGCATGAGAAGTTCTCGCTCGGTTCCGTCTTTCGGAGGCCGCACGCGAAGCTCTAACCCATCTTCGTGCTCGAACTCTAGTCGTTGGGTGTCATCCTCTATATCTGTCTCCTCAAGCGGTGGTGATTCATCCATTCCAAGGTATGCGCGCCACTGTCGGAATTGTGCCTTCAGATTATTTGGACGGTAATGGCCGCTACTTTGGAGTTTGTCATGGAGTTTGCTGGCGGTGTCGCCTTTTAGGATATCGGTCCCCCGACCGGACCGGGAGAACATCCATCCAGTGTCGATGAAGACGTAGAATTGCTCCTTATATTGCTTGACAACCGGTACCGCGTAGCGATGGGCGGTATATGCGCCCCAATCTATCGCAACGTCCCATCCCTCGACCCTCGTCTTTGCCGGAGAATCGTCGTCTTCGCTAGATATCTCGCCTTCGTGTTTGAAGAGCAGGCGATTCTCGTACTGGTGGCGAACCATTCTACAACCTTCGTACCCGTCGACTGCGCGTCGTCGTATCTCGCGGTTGAACAATCGCTTCGCAACATTGGGAGCTGCATCTTCGCTCTCTAGCCAGCTGCCGAACGGTCGGCTCTGAACAGACTCTCCATCGATGAACGGACGGAGCGAGTCAGGTATCTCTTCCATTGGAATCAGGCTGTAGAACAGGCCTGACTCGACCCAGATGGGTAGGTACCGAGGATTATCGACGTAGATGTCCTCAGGATGGTCTGCGAGGTTTTCACCGATGTAGATTGATTCTGGTAGCCCACTAATACGGAGGAAGTTAGCGACGAGAGTCTCAGTTTCTCGCGAGGGTGAGTTCTCTCGAGTGTAGAAGTCCCATTTAGAACGATTCACAGACCGCTCATCCTCTGCCATCTGTCCGAGACGGTTCCAGCTGGCGCGGTGGACGAAGACATCGGCAAGAAACCACTCGAAATCTTCTACTCCAAGGTTTTGGAGGGCTGCTTCCTCGGCGTCATTCAGCTTCTGCCTCTCTCTCAGGGTATCGAAGTAGTCTTTGATGTACTCCGGGCTGTTCGTTCTGGGATCGAATATTCGCTCCCACTTGTCAAAGGCTTGGAGATACGATGCGTAAATGTGGTATTCGAATCCTCCGCCCTGCTCACAATAGTCGATGAAGACGCGAGCTAGTTCAGTGAGGAAGTCGTCATCCAGTCGGGACAGTTTGGTTCCCTTGGCCTCCACCCGCACAAATTTCTTGATGTCGTCACCTACCTTCTCGCCGCTGAGATAGTAGAAACCCTCGTCGACAGTAACCGCAGCCAAGTCTTCGGTCGTACTGTGATGATTCGATCGTCGTTCGATGCTGTATCCACGAGCCCGGAGGTATTCTTCAATCGCCTGCTTATACTTCTCACCCTTGTCCCCACTGGCCTCGCTCGTTCCTTCGTGATTGTATATCGGCATTTAGTTATTAGATGTCCGTACTCTTTGATAGATAGTGTTTGTCATACACCCACAGCATAATAAAAGCCTGATTCTTATACTATGTTGACGAATCGATGCAAGGAAAACTGAGTGTGGGTGAGGTGGTGTCACTTCTCTTCGACGAACACAGGTACGACAGTCCCCTCTCCCGAAAAGCGGTTCATAAGCTGCTCTATTTCGTTAAAGATGAATTAGACAGTGAGCAGGTTACGACAGACATCCCGACCTTCTGGTATATGTATGGCACAATGACGGCGACGGTCAATACCGGCGTTCACACCGGAGGCGAGCCAAACGAAGATCCGGTAACTTGCGACGTCGCTGCTGCTGACATCGACAAACCAGAGGGGACGATTCGACGGGGACGTCAAGCGGCAAGCCGGGCCCTTGAACGGTACTACGACCTTGGGCTTGAGGGACTCACCGACCAGATGTACGACGATGCGCCATACGAAATACAGCGACACTACCGGCGTCTGGATAAGCAGTTGGGTACTGCAGACTCGGCCCAGATGACGCTCTCCTTCGACCAGAATGCTGGACCGACGAGAGAGACGCTGTACGATTTCATTGAGGATTTCCCAACTGACTCCTTCCCCGACTACGAGGACGACCTTCACATCTGGTACCGATTGATGAGCGCTGAATTAGATTCATCGGAGTATAACCCTAAAGAGGCTAAAAAGTATTCTAAGGTCTTCTGGCGGCTATTCTGCTTGGAGCTAGCGGTTCGTGAGAATGACGGTCTAACACGTATACAGATTGAGGGTGAATTAAACCTCGACAGCATTGATGAAGCTAAGAGACAACTTCGCTCTCAACTCCGTAGCTGGGAGCGTGACAAGGCGGAGGCGAACGCTCGAGACAACAGAACCTCGAGAAGAGCTGCAGATGCACTTATTTTACCTTTCATTGATTTCGAGGTGACTGGATAGGTCTATGGTGCGCTATTTCCTTGACACCGGCCCACTCGTCGGGGTAACATTCCTTCACGACTTATGGCGGGACGAAGCCAAACGACTCTTCGAGACAGACAACTCACTCTCGACAAGTCGGGCGGTGATTTACGAGTACTGTAACAGCACCTCGAAGAACTCACTCGAGTCGGAAGAGGTGAGCTGGGAGGCTGATGAGGGGAGATTCGGCGATAAGCTTTCGAAAATTCGGGCTGCGCAAACCAACTTAGGAATTAAACTTCGAAGTTACGCTGATGAGGAACTTGATTTGGAAACGCTCGTTGACGAGTTTATCGCTGTCACTCGCATTGAAGAAAACGTTTATCCTCAGCGTCTGATCCGGGAGATTATTCGCCCCAATGTTCGGAGCTTTCTCCGAGACGAGATCGACGACCAGCAAGTGACCTGTAGAGTGGCGCGTGAGGCAATGGATGCGCTCTGCGACACCATCATTGCCGATGCACTTGAGATGCGAGATTTACTTCAAAATCGGGTTATGTGGGGGCCGACGAATGAATGGGCTGAGGAGGATAGGAACCGACGTCTCTCGTTTGTTGATGGGAATATTGACAGAGTGATTCTATGCGATGCAAATCACCAGCGCAACAGAAACATCATCGGAAAAATTGTGACCTCGGACAAGTCACACATGTACGGAAATCGCGACCGGATCAAGGCTGTGCTAGGGCTTCCGGTCGTATATGTCAAAGACGAATTTGCTGACCCCGACCTACCTACCGGCGACTGAAACTGTCGTTAAGTGGTGACCTAGCTCGCCTATTTAATCTAACAACAGCTCGTCGACAGGTTACGATATCAGTCCGCATACCTTTTCGTCACGGTCGAATGTAGTAACGGAGCGAAGCAGTACAGTTGCCATTGTCATGCCTATCCATCCGAGTGATTTTCACTGTTTGAAAGGAGTCCAATAGTACTCTCGCACAATGACATAGATTTTAGTAACTGGAGAGATTATGTCAAAATAATGGTTACTGTCACTGAATTCGCGGAATATAATTGTCTCACCGGCTCAGATGACCAATCAGTAGAAGAGATTGTACACTTTGATAAGTCGGAATTAGAGGGAGTTGATGTCTCTGACAGTAAGAATGACTTGGACCAGAGTGACATCCTGTCACGGCTAACGGGAACTCTATCAAGGCTGAAGTCTAAGCAGTTCCATACGGCGGAAAACTCACGAGCCCGCATTCATACGCTCGAATCAGTCACTACCGATGGTGTGGAATCCGATGACGACACAGAAGAGACCAGCACACACCCACTGAAACAGGTATATGACAGTGATTCATTTGCGGATGCTGCCGAGTCACTGGCAACCCAATATTCTGAAACCAATTTCGCGTTAGATGCAGTACTGTTCTTTTTTCGTTTCGAGTCACAGAGCGTTGACGAGGACCGAATCGCTGTCATTCAGGAGATCCATCTCTCAGATGCCTACCGACCGAGCGCAGATGAAATCCTTGACCCAGCGGAACAAGTAGTCCGGCAGCGCATGGAGAAAGGGTTGGTATATCCAGCACGTGCACTCCAGGAACCAAACGACGAAGACACAGAGGAAGAAATCTACCTCAATAAGGATCGCACAGCCGTCTATCAACGGAGCCACGCGAATTATTGGAGTACGTTTGCTCAATTGGAAAAGGAATTAAAAGCAAATGAAATTCTATGGAAAGGCGATAGTGACGACGAAAGGGCAGACGATGCAGGTAGACTGGACGAGGTGAAACAAGCCCGAGACGACGTGTCCGAACTTCAGCCTGTGGACGAACTCCCTGACGTATACACTGACCTGTCTGATCTTGAAGTCACGATCACCCCGGACGGTGAGAAGTCTGTCTCCGGATTCACAATTGAGCAACTCGTAGAAAGGGATGGAATCAATATAGTCTGTGACAGCGGTGGTCGGCACCATATTATTATCACCAAAGGCCGTCCTGAAATCCGCCATGTGAATGAAAGCGACACGCTTGAAACTGATAACGAAGATATCGACTTGTTCCCCGAGATCGACGCGTACGACTCGCCAGATGACGTTCCGGGGCTCGCAGACGAAAACAGCCAATAATGGATTCTACAGCGGTTAGATTTCTCGAAGAAACCCCTTCATATCTCGACACAGAGACGGACGCAATCATACGAGTTGAGGCTGAATCCGAACTGACCCCCAGGGTAGAAGACTTTCTTGAAGACTTGGCCGTAACCTGTGCGGCATATCCATCTTGGTTCGACCCTGGCGGAACAATCGAAGCAACTCAATCCAACATCGAACTTGAACTTGGAACTAATGGCATTAGAATCCGTTCGTCAAATGGACTCCCTGGCGATCCAGTACGGTATCAGGATTTCTCAGGTGGTTCAGAAGATCAGGATCGCGTTTCGTCGCTCGTTGATGACTTTACCGACGTAATTGGTAGTGACGAATCTATCAACATCCACTACGAATTAGCAAAACAAAATCTTAGTCGCTCGGTTGTGGACTCTCACGACATTGCTGCTTCAGTCCATGTCTGGACTGCCAAAGATGTCTTAGCTGATTGGTTAGAAGATACAAACCCGGAACACATCGAAGACCAGTATGTCGATCCACAACAACCGCTCTTACTGTTTATCGGGAGTGATGACATTGAGTTCGAACCTGATCCCTCCTGGATTGCCCTCGCACCTCTATCAGCGGTAGACAACGTTTGTGACGAGTACACCCAACCGACCAACCCAATTGTTGAAACAGTAAATTACACTAATCAATGGACAGACGAGAAATTCGAGCAGTCTCAGCACTCATTATTATTTAATTCCGCACAGATCCGAGAACTATTCGACACCACATTTTTACACACAGCATTCAGGACTCTATCAGACGAATCTCCCATCCAGCAAAACCCTCACAAATGGACGTACACTATCTCAAACCAAGATCCACCACTCACATCAGATGTTGATTATTCCGAGTATGCGTTACAGTCAGAGAATCTAACAGAAATATACCATATTATTTCTGGATTTCACACAGTTCCAACAAAGAATCTACAAAGATACTGGTTACAGGCTATCTCTCGGAGCTGTAACTCACATAAAAAAATCCCATACAATCGCGATCAAATTGAGAAATATTTCAAAATATTTGAAGATGGCGTACTACAAGACACATTAGCTGAAGCAACTGAAACAGCTGACAAACTACACGAATTAGTTAGCACACTCCAAAAGGATCTGACTGATTCTACACAGTCAGTTACCAATCAGGTTAAAACGATTATTTATGGACTTGTTGCAGCTGTTATTACTAACACATTTCTGGTCATCCGGTGGGGAGATATCAGCCAGACCTTGCCGTTCTCTCTCTTTATTATCTCGATCGGCTTACTCGCCTATCTCCCAATCACGGCCGCACAACTAAGAGATACAGACAAAAATATCAGTCAAAGCATCTCGAACTTCCGATCAACATATATGAGAATATACAACATCTCACAGGCAGGACTCAACGAGTACGAATTTGCAGATGGAGAGCAACTACTCACACACAAAAAAATCCGTGATAGCCTCCAAGGAGGGTTCTGTGGGTCACAGAGCCTACTGAAAGAACTCAAATGGGTTTGTTCATCAACAGATACTGACAGAGTCTCACTTCCAACAGACGCTGATCATATCGGTCAAAAAAACGCAGCTGTAACTAATACTCAAAATCGCATCACTTGGTCAATCAAATACCTTCACCGACTCTACGTAATCCTTGCACTCAGTTGGATAGTTATTGCTGGCTTCTCACTCACCGTATATACCCCATCAACTGCCCCTTATATCGGCACTACTTTATCTACTATACCAGCTCTTGTACTCCTTATTCGAGACTCAAGACTGAATTCAAGTACAGTCCCCTTCGCCCGTAACATCATTACAATTCTATTTACAATATTATTATTAATAGTTATATTTAATATTGTCATAGATTACGGACTGATGGTGCGTATATTGTGAATCCTCCGGGCAACGTGTTCGAATCTATTTTCCTGAATTCATAGATGAATTGTGCTGTGGTATAGTTTTTAGGAGTCTAATATTTGCTAGTTCAGATCACACTATAGAAAATTCTGAACAGAAACGGTGCGGAAGACATTATTAGTTGCTTATGATTCGAGCGCGGCGACAGTATCGTTGATCGTATAGAGACGTAAGTCGGCACGCTCGGTGGCAACATCGCGGATGCTGTCCGTAAACCCGCTCCGAGAGAACAGCGCGTATTCGACGGTTCGCGTGCCACCGCCCGAGGGCTGCCATCGGAGTTCCTCGACGTGCGCCTCTAGTGACGCCAGCGCGCTGTAGTCGAGTGGCGATTCCTGATACTTGCACTCACCGACGACGAGCGTGTCCTCGTCAGTGAGCCCGACGACGTCGATCTCGTGGTCCTGATACCACCACTGCCCAACGTCGACGATCGGCGTCTCGTCGTACAGCGTCCACAGGGCCTCACAGCACAGTTGCTCGAAAGCGGGAGCGACGAAATCGGCCAGCTCCGGTTCGACGAGTCGTTCGTAGGCCTCGTCGCCGAACTGGTCGTAGCGATCCGAACTCCCGTACAGGAACCGGAACCAGAACCGGAACAAGGGGTCACGCAGCCGATACTGACTTCGCTTGGATCGCTCCGGCTTCTCGGTCACCGGCACGTGCCGTTCGATGAGTCGAAGCCGTGAGAGTCGGTCCAAATACGTCGATAGCTGGTTGTAGTCGATACCGGTCACGCCAGCGATTTCGTTGCGGCCGGTTGCCCCGCCGGCGATCGCTTCGAGGATCGAGAAGTAGCGCGTCGGCTCCGTCAATTCCATCCGGAGGACGTGCTCCGGCTCGTTGCGGAGTGACCCGTGACGAGTCAACACCGTCTGTTGGATATTCTCGCCGAGCGATCGATCCGCGTCGAGTTCTTCGAGATAGTAGGGAACGCCTCCGAACACACTCCACGCGCGAACGTCCTCGTCTGCCGTCGCATCGTCCGGGAGAAACTCCGTTGTGGCGTCGAACGAGAGTTCACGGATGTCCAGTGTGAGGGACGTTCGCCCATATAGCGGACTATCTCCGAGCAGCGTCGCTTCCTCCATCATGCTGATCGACGACCCGACGAGAACGAACGTCGTCTCCGACTCGTCGAACTCGTGATCGAACAGCGCCTGTAACACGGACGGGAGGCTCTCGTCCTGTTCGATCAGGTATGGAAACTCGTCGAGGACGACGATCGCATCCTGATCGGCCAGATACCGGAACAGGCGCTCCCAGTCGGGACGGATATCCTCGATACCGGGAACCGTGTCAGCCGCGGCCTCGACGAACTGTTCCAGCTGGAGCTCCCGCGTCTTCTGTCGTGCCTGATAGAAGACCGTGTTCTCCCGTCCCTCAAGCGCTTTTTTGACGAGTCTCGTCTTTCCCAGGCGTCGCCGCCCATATACGACAGCGAGATCTGCGTTCTCTGAGTCGAACAGGTTGTGAAGCCGATCTAGTTCCTCCGATCGGTTCACGAAGTCTGTCATAGCACTGATTTAGAGGGTATCAGATAAAAATATTCTGAATAATCATATTCTAGAATATCATATCTGGGAGTATCTGTGATCGAGGATTCTATTAAATCAAGATTAGAACAGATTCGGGCCAACCAGATACAGTGCCAATCATATTAGAAATTCTATCTTTCGTCTCAAATCGCAAAACTATTTTATAAATTACTTGCGTTATTTGAGACAATATGATGTCCAAGAGTCACTTACGGGTAATCTCTCAGCTCATAGATGGGGGTGACCCGGAAGTGAGTATCAGTACACTCGCTGATCAACTCGAGTGGAGTACTAGTCACGCCTCACGGATCATCACCGAATTAGAAGCCTACGGCTGCATCCAAACCAAACAAAGCGGTCGAGAAAAGCCGGTTTCTCTTACTGAAATCGAACCGATAGAGCAGCTCGAGGGACTCCTCACGGAATATCGTCATATGGACCTACCGGCGCTCATTGCTGGCTCCGGATTACAAATTCTCTATTATCTTGACCGAGGACGGACGGCTACCGAATTAGCTGAGCGAAGTGGCGTTAGTCGGGCAACAGTCTACCGTCGGTTAGACGATTTCCAGGTAGTCGGTGTCATCGGCAAATCGAAATCTCGGTATCGTCTCAACGAGCCATTTACCGTATTGGCCTCAATCGCACGAGGACTGTTCCATCAGAAGCATCGCCGTGAAACAAGAGAGCACGTCGTTGGACTCAATTTCCTCTGGGAAACACACGACGAGTATCTCTTTGCGTGCGACAGCGACATCAATACTGAAGGGTTTCAGCTGACCGGACCAGCACTGTTCGGTGAGTTCGGCGTTCCACTGCTTACCCGCGACCGTCGCCACTACTTCCGAACCGATCGAGTCACCGAGGTCGACCCTGTAGAGTTAGTCTGCCATGCCCTCCTGATCGATGATGGCTCTCGGTACAGAACGTACTGTCTGTTACTGATACAGAAACAGGATATTGATCGAACGGCATTACGAGACCGCGCTGAATACTATCATCCTGAGGCAACGATCGATCTACGCGACATCGTCCACGATCTCATTGAATACTTGGAGACAAGCGGAGAAACGACGGCTGAGTTCCTCCCCAACTGGGAAGAGTTCAAGCAAACAGCTAGGGAGTATGAGGTCACTCTATGAGTTCTCGTGAACGATTCGGCTGTGGTTATATTGAGGCGACTCTGTTGAAATCCTATTTTTCGGATAGATTATCGTCTGAAACACCTGTTGCTAAAGACTGCGAATCGATTGCTGGTTAGTCGTCTGTTCGCTCTCTAATACTAAATAGCACTTAACGGGACATCCAGTAATTAGACGGTGTGACCTCTACTACCATCAGGCAGAAGGATATGAGAATCAACGCCACAATACTCATTTCTCGGTATGGTAGGAGAATACCGCCCAAGAATGCTCCGAGAAAGGCGACTGCACCAAGCCAACCACTCCCTTCCACCATCTTTCCAACTCCGAATAGCAGTTCCAGAACCGTTCCTATCTGAACGATCCGAGATACTACACCCACATACTCAGAGTGTAGAAGGGTGGACAGCGGGACCAGTTCGGCGGCTATTGTACTCATTGGTGCGATGCCAATACCAATTACGATGCCATTTGCCACCGCTACCGATGTCAGCACCCGCTTTTGTACATCTGGGGTATTAATTGTCACCGCCTTCTCAAAAACTAAGACCAAGAAAAACGCTGCAAAACCACCAATCACCAAGTCTTGAATGGCTTGAACGGATTCAACCTCTACAGCCATAGGAAGTAATTCTCGTTCAAATTACTTTTTGTCATCGGTTCTTTCTACTGATAGTGGCTTAGTGATTACGTCTCTGTATTGCTCGATCCATGAGCCTTCTGTACTGAGCGATTGAGGGAGCAAGACCATCAACTACTGAAGATCTCAACAAAGCCGGGTTCCCTAAGTATAGGCCGGTGTTTCCATATAAACTTCATATAATAGTGAGCCGTGACATAAAACATGAGCCATAAGACGGAATCAAAAGGCACACAGGGTGTGTCCATATCCGTTCCAATACCCGCCACAAATGCGGATTTATTCAAAAGCAAGGCAACAAACGACATCTTGCTATTTTTAACGAACCACCGATTCAAACAGTTCTCACAGCGCGAGGTAGCTAACCAGATTGACCATTCCCAACAGACGGTTCGGAGAGCGGTCAATACCCTCATAGAGAACGGATTAGTGGTTGAATCGCCCGAGGGTAATCAACGGCTCGTTCAGATTAACCGCGACCGACTCACTGTTCCAGACGACCCTCTCCTCCAAATCCCGCAACTGGATTTCCAGAAGCCTGTGAAGGCCGCAGTCGACGAACTTACTGACTGTCTTGACGGCATCATCGGGATCATTCTTTACGGAAGTGTGGCGCGCGGCGAAGCCGATCGTCGCAGTGATATTGACCTCTGGGTGCTCACGACGACCGATCGAGCCCCAAACCAACGAGCGGCGAACACTGTCGGTCGCGACCTTGAAGATGCCGAGTTCGGCGGGAACAGGTATGCTTACGACATCGACGTTGAGGCGGTTCAAGCGATTCCCACGTACACAGAAGACATCCGAGAAATTGTCGTTTCAGGAATCCCGATCTACAGCACTGACAAGTTTGAGACGGTCGAAAAGCTCCTCCTCGAGGAGGGTGGTGACGATGAGTGATGGGTCTGTACTGACCGGACCGAGGTTAGATTTTGTCACATTCTGAGGATTTCAACAGAGCATAGTGAACAGAAGATGATCCGGTCGCGAGCGTATTCGTCGAGTGCGTCGAGTTGTCTTTTCGACCGATCGGTGAGCTTCCAGTCCCACCCCTCGCTCATCGCTCACTCGTATCTTCACGTCCGTACTCCGCTTTGATCTCCTCGCTGGAGTGTGTCCGGCCTTCCTGAATGTCGACCTCACTCGCAGCGATAGC belongs to Halorubrum sp. DM2 and includes:
- a CDS encoding ATP-binding protein, translating into MTDFVNRSEELDRLHNLFDSENADLAVVYGRRRLGKTRLVKKALEGRENTVFYQARQKTRELQLEQFVEAAADTVPGIEDIRPDWERLFRYLADQDAIVVLDEFPYLIEQDESLPSVLQALFDHEFDESETTFVLVGSSISMMEEATLLGDSPLYGRTSLTLDIRELSFDATTEFLPDDATADEDVRAWSVFGGVPYYLEELDADRSLGENIQQTVLTRHGSLRNEPEHVLRMELTEPTRYFSILEAIAGGATGRNEIAGVTGIDYNQLSTYLDRLSRLRLIERHVPVTEKPERSKRSQYRLRDPLFRFWFRFLYGSSDRYDQFGDEAYERLVEPELADFVAPAFEQLCCEALWTLYDETPIVDVGQWWYQDHEIDVVGLTDEDTLVVGECKYQESPLDYSALASLEAHVEELRWQPSGGGTRTVEYALFSRSGFTDSIRDVATERADLRLYTINDTVAALES
- a CDS encoding helix-turn-helix domain-containing protein, which encodes MMSKSHLRVISQLIDGGDPEVSISTLADQLEWSTSHASRIITELEAYGCIQTKQSGREKPVSLTEIEPIEQLEGLLTEYRHMDLPALIAGSGLQILYYLDRGRTATELAERSGVSRATVYRRLDDFQVVGVIGKSKSRYRLNEPFTVLASIARGLFHQKHRRETREHVVGLNFLWETHDEYLFACDSDINTEGFQLTGPALFGEFGVPLLTRDRRHYFRTDRVTEVDPVELVCHALLIDDGSRYRTYCLLLIQKQDIDRTALRDRAEYYHPEATIDLRDIVHDLIEYLETSGETTAEFLPNWEEFKQTAREYEVTL
- a CDS encoding nucleotidyltransferase domain-containing protein codes for the protein MSHKTESKGTQGVSISVPIPATNADLFKSKATNDILLFLTNHRFKQFSQREVANQIDHSQQTVRRAVNTLIENGLVVESPEGNQRLVQINRDRLTVPDDPLLQIPQLDFQKPVKAAVDELTDCLDGIIGIILYGSVARGEADRRSDIDLWVLTTTDRAPNQRAANTVGRDLEDAEFGGNRYAYDIDVEAVQAIPTYTEDIREIVVSGIPIYSTDKFETVEKLLLEEGGDDE